One window of the Pogoniulus pusillus isolate bPogPus1 chromosome 38, bPogPus1.pri, whole genome shotgun sequence genome contains the following:
- the POU2AF1 gene encoding POU domain class 2-associating factor 1, which translates to MHWQKSSAPEQQPQPRPYQGVRVKEPVKELLKRKRGNAHSATATAANSVVLPHQPPPPYSPMGQPCIDMDVSSSALPVTDEGALCSGWISQPSPTTLQPLPQWTTYPDYMSHEAVSSPYTSDMYVQPMCPSYTLVGPSSVLTYTSQPLLTNFAPRSTTPAVVPQLEMAEQQPPLTYFPWAQPLSALPASTLQYQPASSTLAGPQFVPMPISIPEPGPQELEDARRAIGTLPIEKLLLEDEDNDTYVLNHALSVEGL; encoded by the exons ATGCACTGGCAAAAAT cttctgctccagagcagcagccgcAGCCTCGCCCCTACCAAGGTGTCCGTGTCAAGGAGCCAGTGAAGGAGCtactgaaaaggaaaaggggcaaTGCTCACAGTGCCACTGCAACGGCAGCTAACTCG gTTGTTTtgcctcaccagcctcctcctccctacTCACCAATGG GCCAGCCTTGCATTGATATGGATGttagcagctctgccttgcctgTCACTGATGAAGGAGCACTCTGCTCGGGCTGGATCTCCCAGCCCTCTCCCACCACCTTGCAGCCTTTGCCTCAGTGGACCACTTACCCTGACTACATGTCCCATGAAGCTGTCAGCTCTCCATACACATCAGATATGTATGTTCAGCCCATGTGTCCCAGTTACACACTGGTGGGACCTTCATCTGTTCTGACTTACActtctcagccactgctcaccAATTTTGCA CCTCGAAGCACCACCCCTGCTGTCGTGCCTCAGCTAGAGATGGCCGAGCAGCAGCCACCTCTCACGTACTTCCCGTGGGCACAGCCCCTCTCTGCACTGCCAGCCTCCACTTTGCAATACCAGCCAGCTTCTTCCACACTTGCTGGgccccagtttgtgcccatgcCCATCTCCATCCCTGAGCCAGGCCCCCAGGAGCTGGAGGATGCCAGACGAGCCATCGGCACGCTGCCCATCGAGAAGCTGCTGCTCGAAGACGAAGACAATGATACGTACGTCCTAAACCATGCTCTCTCTGTTGAAGGGCTTTAA